Proteins from one Dysgonomonas sp. HDW5A genomic window:
- the aroB gene encoding 3-dehydroquinate synthase: MQKVIKSTDLKTDLENILSAIPHDKLFILTDKNSEALCFHLINNLDEIKNAGKITIEAGDNNKNLESLSTIWAFLCNNGATRHSLLINLGGGMVTDIGGFAAASFKRGIKCVNVPTTLLGAVDAAVGGKTGINFNGLKNEIGAFAPAETVLIDSVFFKSLDHANFLSGYAEMLKHGLISNETTWAKLLKFDTHTIDYLLLKELVVESVEVKEDIVEKDPFEKNIRKSLNLGHTIGHAFESLSYTMKQPMQHGYAVAWGIICELYLSHKKCGFPKDKLWQTLTFIKENYGTFYFGCDEYEALYELMKHDKKNASADEINFTLLSDIGQCLLNQTATKEDIFESIDFLRESIGL, from the coding sequence TGATAAATTATTTATTCTTACAGATAAGAATTCAGAAGCACTTTGTTTTCATCTGATCAATAATTTGGATGAGATAAAGAATGCCGGAAAAATCACAATAGAAGCCGGAGATAATAATAAAAATCTGGAAAGCCTGTCTACAATCTGGGCTTTTCTATGCAACAACGGTGCAACCCGTCATTCGCTTCTTATTAACTTAGGAGGAGGAATGGTTACTGACATTGGTGGATTTGCTGCTGCAAGTTTTAAACGCGGTATAAAGTGCGTAAATGTACCCACTACTCTACTTGGAGCCGTAGACGCTGCTGTGGGAGGGAAAACCGGTATCAACTTCAATGGTCTAAAGAATGAAATAGGAGCCTTTGCCCCTGCTGAAACTGTATTGATAGACTCTGTATTCTTCAAATCACTAGATCATGCCAATTTCTTATCGGGCTATGCTGAAATGCTTAAGCATGGGTTAATCTCGAACGAAACAACCTGGGCGAAACTTTTAAAATTCGACACACATACTATCGATTACCTTCTTCTGAAAGAATTAGTTGTAGAATCGGTTGAAGTAAAAGAAGATATTGTTGAAAAAGATCCTTTTGAAAAGAATATTCGTAAGTCTTTAAACTTAGGGCACACTATAGGACATGCTTTCGAAAGTTTATCATACACCATGAAACAACCTATGCAACATGGATACGCTGTAGCATGGGGAATTATCTGTGAGTTATATTTATCTCATAAAAAATGTGGCTTTCCTAAAGATAAATTATGGCAAACCTTAACCTTCATCAAAGAGAATTATGGCACATTTTATTTCGGTTGTGATGAATACGAAGCTCTGTATGAATTGATGAAGCATGATAAGAAAAATGCTTCTGCCGATGAAATCAATTTTACTCTATTATCTGACATTGGTCAATGTTTATTGAATCAAACAGCAACTAAAGAAGATATTTTTGAATCTATTGATTTTCTTAGAGAATCGATAGGCTTATGA